One genomic segment of Centroberyx gerrardi isolate f3 chromosome 4, fCenGer3.hap1.cur.20231027, whole genome shotgun sequence includes these proteins:
- the bnip2 gene encoding BCL2/adenovirus E1B 19 kDa protein-interacting protein 2 isoform X1: MASDVIESEVVLKGVSNMNLNNSSPDLDTPSRTYEELGNRESPSSSGVSGEGDEEELDELQHSTVSTVENGEEALQESPTKTGGTPQERTTPDNGHTQSGARSSTPVSLPQPCSTSGPNGSLERQESVATTEARLRMEGVELKEEWQDEDFPRPLPEEEELDDELFAGTSGEGEPASSPGYAMNHGKKAKKRLAAPEISLTLDRSEGSLLSDELDESTELDLDDIDTPSDNSNEFEWEDDLPKPKTTELLQKGVESVQEYSVSEEREEGRRWRVFRIGDQEHRVDMKAIEPYKRVISHGGYYGDGLNAIIVFAVCFMPESNQPNYRYIMDNLFKYVIGTLELLVAENYMIVYLNGATSRKKMPTVGWLRKCYQQIDRRLRKNLKSLIIVHPSWFIRTLLALTKPFISSKFTQKIKYVYSLTDLAELVPMEYVSIPDCIKQFDDEKNRKTRKRIDQDMHGKVEIAAAAVPE; the protein is encoded by the exons ATGGCATCGGATGTGATTGAGAGTGAAGTGGTGTTGAAGGGTGTAAGTAATATGAATTTGAACAATAGTAGCCCAGATCTCGACACACCCAGCAGGACTTATGAGGAGCTGGGAAATAGAGAGAGTCCTTCATCATCTGGAGTATCAGGAGAGGGTGATGAGGAGGAATTAGACGAATTACAACACAGCACCGTTTCCACCGTTGAAAATGGCGAAGAGGCACTTCAAGAGAGTCCAACCAAAACAGGAGGTACGCCACAGGAAAGGACAACTCCAGACAATGGACATACACAATCGGGGGCAAGAAGCTCAACTCCAGTCAGCCTTCCCCAGCCATGCTCAACTTCTGGACCCAATGGAAg tcTGGAGCGCCAGGAGTCAGTTGCCACAACAGAGGCGCGCTTAAGAATGGAAGGGGTTGAGCTTAAGGAAGAGTGGCAGGATGAGGACTTCCCAAG GCCcctgcctgaggaagaggagctcGATGATGAGCTTTTTGCTGGAACTTCTGGAGAGGGAGAACCAG CGTCTTCTCCAGGCTATGCAATGAATCACGGCAAGAAAGCCAAGAAGAGGCTCGCTGCTCCAGAAATCAGCCTTACTCTGGACCGCAGTGAaggctctcttctctctgatgAGCTGGACGAAAGTACAGAGCTGGACCTCGATGACATAGACACACCCTCAGACAACAGCAACGAGTTTGAATGGGAAG aTGATCTGCCCAAGCCGAAAACCACAGAGCTGCTGCAGAAGGGTGTGGAGTCTGTGCAGGAGTACTCAGtctcagaggagagggaggagggccgGCGCTGGAGGGTGTTTCGCATCGGAGACCAGGAACACAGAGTGGACATGAAGGCCATTGAACCCTACAAGAGGGTTATCAGCCATGGAG GTTACTATGGAGACGGGTTGAATGCCATAATCGTGTTTGCTGTGTGCTTTATGCCTGAGAGCAATCAACCAAATTACAGATACATCATGGACAATCTATTCAA GTATGTCATTGGCACACTGGAGCTTTTGGTTGCGGAGAACTATATGATTGTGTATTTGAACGGGGCGACATCTAGAAAAAAGATGCCGACTGTCGGCTGGCTCAGAAAGTGTTATCAACAGATCGACAGGAG ATTAAGGAAGAACTTGAAGTCTTTGATAATTGTCCATCCTTCTTGGTTTATTCGCACCCTCCTGGCGCTCACAAAACCCTTCATAAG CTCCAAATTTACCCAGAAAATCAAGTATGTGTACAGTTTGACCGACCTGGCAGAATTGGTTCCAATGGAGTATGTGTCTATACCAGATTGTATCAAACA GTTTGACGAcgaaaaaaataggaaaaccCGTAAAAG AATCGACCAGGACATGCACGGCAAAGTGGAGAtagcagctgctgctgttccaGAGTGA
- the bnip2 gene encoding BCL2/adenovirus E1B 19 kDa protein-interacting protein 2 isoform X2, with product MASDVIESEVVLKGVSNMNLNNSSPDLDTPSRTYEELGNRESPSSSGVSGEGDEEELDELQHSTVSTVENGEEALQESPTKTGGTPQERTTPDNGHTQSGARSSTPVSLPQPCSTSGPNGSLERQESVATTEARLRMEGVELKEEWQDEDFPRPLPEEEELDDELFAGTSGEGEPGYAMNHGKKAKKRLAAPEISLTLDRSEGSLLSDELDESTELDLDDIDTPSDNSNEFEWEDDLPKPKTTELLQKGVESVQEYSVSEEREEGRRWRVFRIGDQEHRVDMKAIEPYKRVISHGGYYGDGLNAIIVFAVCFMPESNQPNYRYIMDNLFKYVIGTLELLVAENYMIVYLNGATSRKKMPTVGWLRKCYQQIDRRLRKNLKSLIIVHPSWFIRTLLALTKPFISSKFTQKIKYVYSLTDLAELVPMEYVSIPDCIKQFDDEKNRKTRKRIDQDMHGKVEIAAAAVPE from the exons ATGGCATCGGATGTGATTGAGAGTGAAGTGGTGTTGAAGGGTGTAAGTAATATGAATTTGAACAATAGTAGCCCAGATCTCGACACACCCAGCAGGACTTATGAGGAGCTGGGAAATAGAGAGAGTCCTTCATCATCTGGAGTATCAGGAGAGGGTGATGAGGAGGAATTAGACGAATTACAACACAGCACCGTTTCCACCGTTGAAAATGGCGAAGAGGCACTTCAAGAGAGTCCAACCAAAACAGGAGGTACGCCACAGGAAAGGACAACTCCAGACAATGGACATACACAATCGGGGGCAAGAAGCTCAACTCCAGTCAGCCTTCCCCAGCCATGCTCAACTTCTGGACCCAATGGAAg tcTGGAGCGCCAGGAGTCAGTTGCCACAACAGAGGCGCGCTTAAGAATGGAAGGGGTTGAGCTTAAGGAAGAGTGGCAGGATGAGGACTTCCCAAG GCCcctgcctgaggaagaggagctcGATGATGAGCTTTTTGCTGGAACTTCTGGAGAGGGAGAACCAG GCTATGCAATGAATCACGGCAAGAAAGCCAAGAAGAGGCTCGCTGCTCCAGAAATCAGCCTTACTCTGGACCGCAGTGAaggctctcttctctctgatgAGCTGGACGAAAGTACAGAGCTGGACCTCGATGACATAGACACACCCTCAGACAACAGCAACGAGTTTGAATGGGAAG aTGATCTGCCCAAGCCGAAAACCACAGAGCTGCTGCAGAAGGGTGTGGAGTCTGTGCAGGAGTACTCAGtctcagaggagagggaggagggccgGCGCTGGAGGGTGTTTCGCATCGGAGACCAGGAACACAGAGTGGACATGAAGGCCATTGAACCCTACAAGAGGGTTATCAGCCATGGAG GTTACTATGGAGACGGGTTGAATGCCATAATCGTGTTTGCTGTGTGCTTTATGCCTGAGAGCAATCAACCAAATTACAGATACATCATGGACAATCTATTCAA GTATGTCATTGGCACACTGGAGCTTTTGGTTGCGGAGAACTATATGATTGTGTATTTGAACGGGGCGACATCTAGAAAAAAGATGCCGACTGTCGGCTGGCTCAGAAAGTGTTATCAACAGATCGACAGGAG ATTAAGGAAGAACTTGAAGTCTTTGATAATTGTCCATCCTTCTTGGTTTATTCGCACCCTCCTGGCGCTCACAAAACCCTTCATAAG CTCCAAATTTACCCAGAAAATCAAGTATGTGTACAGTTTGACCGACCTGGCAGAATTGGTTCCAATGGAGTATGTGTCTATACCAGATTGTATCAAACA GTTTGACGAcgaaaaaaataggaaaaccCGTAAAAG AATCGACCAGGACATGCACGGCAAAGTGGAGAtagcagctgctgctgttccaGAGTGA
- the gcnt3 gene encoding beta-1,3-galactosyl-O-glycosyl-glycoprotein beta-1,6-N-acetylglucosaminyltransferase 3: MCTLLSFVLWQTGSDRHLLPDLKVPQQYSDDLPGCSAIIQGDIGKKGEIDGLLASKRRKLLSEDYYLNVTKDCQAYIKNRGFNTMPLSMEERDFPLAYSIVIHEKIEMFERLLRAVYNPQNVYCVHVDQKTSEEFKKAVKAIISCLPNVFVASKLESVIYASWSRVQADLNCMEDLLKSPVQWRYLLNTCGTDFPIKTNREMVQALKVLNGRNSLESEATNNHKKSRWQYHYNVTNTIKWTNILKSPPPISSPMFSGNAYFVVTRDFVIHVLENREVRAFLEWEKDTYSPDEHMWATLQRMPSVPGSLPANSKYDESDMHAIARAVKWSYLTGDVKKGAPYPPCTGNYRRAVCVYGAGDLQWLFQQHHLIANKFDPEVDDVAIRCLESFLHFKAIRNRSSPEHPLGFLSSVSKL; the protein is encoded by the coding sequence atgTGTACGCTCCTTTCCTTTGTGCTTTGGCAAACAGGCTCCGACAGGCATTTATTGCCTGATCTCAAAGTGCCACAGCAATACTCTGATGACCTGCCTGGCTGCTCAGCTATCATCCAGGGAGACATTGGGAAGAAAGGCGAAATAGATGGGCTTCTGGCATCTAAAAGAAGAAAACTTCTATCTGAGGATTACTACCTTAATGTGACAAAGGACTGTCAGGCCTACATCAAAAATAGAGGGTTCAATACAATGCCCCTcagcatggaggagagagacttTCCCCTTGCCTACTCCATAGTGATCCATGAGAAGATTGAGATGTTTGAGCGACTCCTGCGCGCCGTCTACAATCCTCAGAACGTCTACTGTGTGCACGTGGACCAGAAAACCTCTGAAGAATTTAAGAAAGCTGTGAAGGCAATTATTTCTTGCTTGCCCAATGTGTTTGTAGCCAGTAAATTAGAAAGTGTGATTTATGCCTCGTGGTCTCGAGTGCAAGCAGATCTTAACTGCATGGAGGATCTGCTGAAGTCACCTGTCCAGTGGAGGTACCTGCTCAACACCTGTGGGACGGACTTCCCCATCAAAACCAATAGAGAGATGGTTCAGGCACTGAAGGTCCTCAATGGAAGGAACAGTTTGGAGTCTGAGGCCACCAATAACCACAAGAAAAGCCGCTGGCAGTATCATTACAACGTCACCAACACTATCAAATGGACGAATATTTTGAAAAGTCCCCCTCCCATCAGCAGCCCCATGTTCTCAGGAAATGCCTACTTTGTGGTGACGAGAGACTTTGTGATACATGTGCTAGAGAACAGAGAGGTTCGGGCTTTTCTGGAGTGGGAGAAGGACACATACAGCCCTGATGAGCACATGTGGGCCACTCTGCAGAGGATGCCCTCTGTGCCTGGGTCGCTGCCTGCCAACAGCAAGTACGACGAGTCAGACATGCACGCCATCGCTCGGGCGGTGAAGTGGAGCTATTTGACGGGAGATGTGAAGAAAGGAGCCCCGTACCCTCCGTGCACTGGGAATTACAGAAGAGCGGTTTGTGTATACGGGGCTGGTGACCTCCAGTGGCTTTTTCAACAACACCACCTCATTGCGAATAAGTTTGATCCAGAGGTTGATGACGTTGCCATTAGATGTCTCGAGTCATTCCTTCACTTCAAAGCAATTCGCAATCGGTCATCACCAGAACATCCGCTTGGTTTCTTGTCAAGTGTATCTAAGTTATAA
- the bnip2 gene encoding BCL2/adenovirus E1B 19 kDa protein-interacting protein 2 isoform X4: MASDVIESEVVLKGVSNMNLNNSSPDLDTPSRTYEELGNRESPSSSGVSGEGDEEELDELQHSTVSTVENGEEALQESPTKTGGTPQERTTPDNGHTQSGARSSTPVSLPQPCSTSGPNGSLERQESVATTEARLRMEGVELKEEWQDEDFPRPLPEEEELDDELFAGTSGEGEPGYAMNHGKKAKKRLAAPEISLTLDRSEGSLLSDELDESTELDLDDIDTPSDNSNEFEWEDDLPKPKTTELLQKGVESVQEYSVSEEREEGRRWRVFRIGDQEHRVDMKAIEPYKRVISHGGYYGDGLNAIIVFAVCFMPESNQPNYRYIMDNLFKYVIGTLELLVAENYMIVYLNGATSRKKMPTVGWLRKCYQQIDRRLRKNLKSLIIVHPSWFIRTLLALTKPFISSKFTQKIKYVYSLTDLAELVPMEYVSIPDCIKQIDQDMHGKVEIAAAAVPE; the protein is encoded by the exons ATGGCATCGGATGTGATTGAGAGTGAAGTGGTGTTGAAGGGTGTAAGTAATATGAATTTGAACAATAGTAGCCCAGATCTCGACACACCCAGCAGGACTTATGAGGAGCTGGGAAATAGAGAGAGTCCTTCATCATCTGGAGTATCAGGAGAGGGTGATGAGGAGGAATTAGACGAATTACAACACAGCACCGTTTCCACCGTTGAAAATGGCGAAGAGGCACTTCAAGAGAGTCCAACCAAAACAGGAGGTACGCCACAGGAAAGGACAACTCCAGACAATGGACATACACAATCGGGGGCAAGAAGCTCAACTCCAGTCAGCCTTCCCCAGCCATGCTCAACTTCTGGACCCAATGGAAg tcTGGAGCGCCAGGAGTCAGTTGCCACAACAGAGGCGCGCTTAAGAATGGAAGGGGTTGAGCTTAAGGAAGAGTGGCAGGATGAGGACTTCCCAAG GCCcctgcctgaggaagaggagctcGATGATGAGCTTTTTGCTGGAACTTCTGGAGAGGGAGAACCAG GCTATGCAATGAATCACGGCAAGAAAGCCAAGAAGAGGCTCGCTGCTCCAGAAATCAGCCTTACTCTGGACCGCAGTGAaggctctcttctctctgatgAGCTGGACGAAAGTACAGAGCTGGACCTCGATGACATAGACACACCCTCAGACAACAGCAACGAGTTTGAATGGGAAG aTGATCTGCCCAAGCCGAAAACCACAGAGCTGCTGCAGAAGGGTGTGGAGTCTGTGCAGGAGTACTCAGtctcagaggagagggaggagggccgGCGCTGGAGGGTGTTTCGCATCGGAGACCAGGAACACAGAGTGGACATGAAGGCCATTGAACCCTACAAGAGGGTTATCAGCCATGGAG GTTACTATGGAGACGGGTTGAATGCCATAATCGTGTTTGCTGTGTGCTTTATGCCTGAGAGCAATCAACCAAATTACAGATACATCATGGACAATCTATTCAA GTATGTCATTGGCACACTGGAGCTTTTGGTTGCGGAGAACTATATGATTGTGTATTTGAACGGGGCGACATCTAGAAAAAAGATGCCGACTGTCGGCTGGCTCAGAAAGTGTTATCAACAGATCGACAGGAG ATTAAGGAAGAACTTGAAGTCTTTGATAATTGTCCATCCTTCTTGGTTTATTCGCACCCTCCTGGCGCTCACAAAACCCTTCATAAG CTCCAAATTTACCCAGAAAATCAAGTATGTGTACAGTTTGACCGACCTGGCAGAATTGGTTCCAATGGAGTATGTGTCTATACCAGATTGTATCAAACA AATCGACCAGGACATGCACGGCAAAGTGGAGAtagcagctgctgctgttccaGAGTGA
- the bnip2 gene encoding BCL2/adenovirus E1B 19 kDa protein-interacting protein 2 isoform X3, with the protein MASDVIESEVVLKGVSNMNLNNSSPDLDTPSRTYEELGNRESPSSSGVSGEGDEEELDELQHSTVSTVENGEEALQESPTKTGGTPQERTTPDNGHTQSGARSSTPVSLPQPCSTSGPNGSLERQESVATTEARLRMEGVELKEEWQDEDFPRPLPEEEELDDELFAGTSGEGEPASSPGYAMNHGKKAKKRLAAPEISLTLDRSEGSLLSDELDESTELDLDDIDTPSDNSNEFEWEDDLPKPKTTELLQKGVESVQEYSVSEEREEGRRWRVFRIGDQEHRVDMKAIEPYKRVISHGGYYGDGLNAIIVFAVCFMPESNQPNYRYIMDNLFKYVIGTLELLVAENYMIVYLNGATSRKKMPTVGWLRKCYQQIDRRLRKNLKSLIIVHPSWFIRTLLALTKPFISSKFTQKIKYVYSLTDLAELVPMEYVSIPDCIKQIDQDMHGKVEIAAAAVPE; encoded by the exons ATGGCATCGGATGTGATTGAGAGTGAAGTGGTGTTGAAGGGTGTAAGTAATATGAATTTGAACAATAGTAGCCCAGATCTCGACACACCCAGCAGGACTTATGAGGAGCTGGGAAATAGAGAGAGTCCTTCATCATCTGGAGTATCAGGAGAGGGTGATGAGGAGGAATTAGACGAATTACAACACAGCACCGTTTCCACCGTTGAAAATGGCGAAGAGGCACTTCAAGAGAGTCCAACCAAAACAGGAGGTACGCCACAGGAAAGGACAACTCCAGACAATGGACATACACAATCGGGGGCAAGAAGCTCAACTCCAGTCAGCCTTCCCCAGCCATGCTCAACTTCTGGACCCAATGGAAg tcTGGAGCGCCAGGAGTCAGTTGCCACAACAGAGGCGCGCTTAAGAATGGAAGGGGTTGAGCTTAAGGAAGAGTGGCAGGATGAGGACTTCCCAAG GCCcctgcctgaggaagaggagctcGATGATGAGCTTTTTGCTGGAACTTCTGGAGAGGGAGAACCAG CGTCTTCTCCAGGCTATGCAATGAATCACGGCAAGAAAGCCAAGAAGAGGCTCGCTGCTCCAGAAATCAGCCTTACTCTGGACCGCAGTGAaggctctcttctctctgatgAGCTGGACGAAAGTACAGAGCTGGACCTCGATGACATAGACACACCCTCAGACAACAGCAACGAGTTTGAATGGGAAG aTGATCTGCCCAAGCCGAAAACCACAGAGCTGCTGCAGAAGGGTGTGGAGTCTGTGCAGGAGTACTCAGtctcagaggagagggaggagggccgGCGCTGGAGGGTGTTTCGCATCGGAGACCAGGAACACAGAGTGGACATGAAGGCCATTGAACCCTACAAGAGGGTTATCAGCCATGGAG GTTACTATGGAGACGGGTTGAATGCCATAATCGTGTTTGCTGTGTGCTTTATGCCTGAGAGCAATCAACCAAATTACAGATACATCATGGACAATCTATTCAA GTATGTCATTGGCACACTGGAGCTTTTGGTTGCGGAGAACTATATGATTGTGTATTTGAACGGGGCGACATCTAGAAAAAAGATGCCGACTGTCGGCTGGCTCAGAAAGTGTTATCAACAGATCGACAGGAG ATTAAGGAAGAACTTGAAGTCTTTGATAATTGTCCATCCTTCTTGGTTTATTCGCACCCTCCTGGCGCTCACAAAACCCTTCATAAG CTCCAAATTTACCCAGAAAATCAAGTATGTGTACAGTTTGACCGACCTGGCAGAATTGGTTCCAATGGAGTATGTGTCTATACCAGATTGTATCAAACA AATCGACCAGGACATGCACGGCAAAGTGGAGAtagcagctgctgctgttccaGAGTGA